Below is a genomic region from Mesorhizobium sp..
GCTGGCGAAGGAGCGGCAGGCACTGCTCAGCGAAAAGAGCCAGATCAATGTGCTCCTCGGCGAGGCGGAAACGATCTCGCTGCGCGTCAACCGGCTGATCGCCGAGATCGCGCAGATGCGCCGGGATCTGTTCGCCAACACGCTGTCGAAGCGCTACGAGATAGACTACGCGCTGCTCGGCCAGGTCGTCGCCGACCTGACCGACGAGCTCGCCAGGCTCTATTCGACGGTTGCGGCCTGGCTGAAATTCGTCGTCCAGTACAAGCTGTCGTCGGTGCTAACGGCCGCATTTTTCGCCGTTGCGGGCGCCGCGGTGCTGATGATCGGCGGTCGCCGGCTGTTCGCGGGACTGCTCAACGCGGACGCGAGCGATCCCGATCCGCCCTATATCAGCCGTCTCTCTGTGGCATTCTGGTCGACGTTGCTGCGCTCAGCGTCGGTCACCGTCTTCTTCGCCAGTACCTGGTTCTTCTTCGACTACTTCGACGTCCTGCGCGGCGACATCGGCGCGATGCTGATGGCGGCGTTCACAGTCGTCGTGCTCGTCCTCTTCGTCCACCGCCTGGCGCATGCCGTCCTGTCGCCGAAATTGCCGACGTGGCGCTTGCTCGAGATCGAACCGCGGCCCGCAAGGCTGCTGGTCTGGCTGATCACCGCCATGGCGGTCGCGACCGGTGTGGACTATCTTCTCGGAGAGGTTTTCCGGATACGCGGGGCGCCGCTGGCGCTGACCGTAGGCGAGTCGCTCGCCGCTTCGGTCATCGTCGGCATCTTGATGATCCTGATTGCCTCGGTGAAGCCCTTCGCGGGCGACGACGGGCGACACCGGCCCTGGCCAACGCTCCTGCGCATCGCGTTCTACCTGGTCGGTGGGCTCACCGTCCTGATGGCGCTGCTCGGCTATATCGGCCTGGCCAAATACGTCTCGCAGCAGATCGTCATCACCGGAGCGACGCTGGCGCTGATGTATATCGGCGTGCTCAGCGGTCGTGCGGTTGCCGAAGAAGGTGCGTTCGCCGGAACGGCGCTCGGGCGACGGCTGGGGGAACGGTTCCGAATCGACGAGGCGACATTCGATCAACTGGGTCTCGCCACCAGTATCCTGATCAATATTCTCGTTCTGTTCGTCGGCGTACCGATGATCCTTCTCCACCTCGGTTTCCAGTGGGGCGACATCCGGGCTTGGGCCTACTCGATCGCGACAGAGATCCGCGTCGGCACGGTCTCCTTCTCGCTGATCGGCATCGTCACCGGCATTGCGGTGTTCGCCATCGGCTTCTTCGCCACGCGCTGGTTCCAGGGATGGCTCGACGATTCGGTCATGACGCGCGGCCGCGTCGACGCCGGCGTGCGCAATTCGATCCGCACCGCCGTCGGCTATGCCGGCGTGGGTCTGGCCGGCCTGATCGGCATTTCGGCGGCGGGCATCGATCTGTCCAACCTGGCGCTGATCGCCGGCGCGTTGTCCCTCGGCATCGGCTTCGGCCTGCAGAACGTGGTCTCAAACTTCGTCTCGGGTCTGATCCTGCTGGCGGAGCGGCCGTTCAAGGTGGGCGACTGGATAGTCGCCGGCGCCGTCCAGGGCACCGTCAAGAAGATCAGCGTCCGCGCGACCGAGATCGAGACATTCCAGCGCCAGACGGTGATCATGCCCAATTCGGAGCTGATCAACGCCGCGGTCGGCAACTGGACGCATAGGAACAAGCTCGGCCGAATAGAGATCCCGGTCGGAGTCGCATACGGATCGGATGCCAGGAAGGTCCATGCCCTCCTTATGGAGATCGCCTCGGCTCACCCCATGGTTCTGAAGAATCCGGAGCCCTCCGTCGCGTTCATCCGCTTCGGGGATTCCTCGCTCGATTTCGAGATAAGGGTGTTCCTGTCGGATGTGCTGAACGGCGTTAAGGTGCAAAACGACATCCGCTTCACCATTCTCGAAGCGTTCGCGCAGCGCTCGATCGAGATCCCGTATCCGCATCGCACGCTGATCATCGGTCAGGACGACCTGGCGCGCGCGACCGACACGTCAGCCGCTCAGGCGGCGGGCTCCGAAACGGGGACGGCCGTCGCGGATGTCGCGGCGAAACCCGCCGCGCGGCGCCGCCGCGCACGGCCAAGCCCCGATATCGACCCCGACGCCGACGATGAAAGCTGAACGCCTTGTTCAGTTGCCGTTCAGGCGGGATTGCATATAAGCTCCCTCGCGAAGGGCGATCTCGTCCTCGCATTGGACAGAAGGCGGTGGAAACACCGGTTCAGGCGATGAAGAAGTTTCTGGTGACGGCCGCGGCTCTGCTTGCGCTGACTTCGCAGGGGAATGCCGCGAGCATCGTCAACAATGACAGCGAAGCGCGCACGGTCATCGTGACCGAGGGCAGCAGCCAGCAGGAGCTGTCGCTGGCCAGCGGCGAACGCGCCGAGTTCTGCCCGAGCGGTTGCTTCGTCTCACTTTCCGGCGAGCGCGAGACTCTGCTCGGCACCGAGCAGGTGGAAATCACAGGCGGCAAGATGCGGCTGCGCTGAGCATCTGGAAGGACTGATCTTGCGAGGCCGGGCGATTGCCCGGCTTTGATGTTTTCCGGCAACCCTTAATTAAGCCTGACAGTCGATTCCGGCCGAAGCCGGCCTTTCCGGGCCGACCGGATTCAGCTTTCCGTAGCCTGCCATGACTAGTGTTCGGCCCAGCGCTCCGAGGAAGATGCGCGGGCAATGAGGCAGGATAGCTCAAACATGGACGCCAGGACGGAGAACGTCGCCATCCCGCTTGCCGTCGATCTGGACGGGACGCTGATTGCGACCGACCTGTTGTGGGAAGGCCTGTTCCTTCTGATCCGCCGGAATCCGCTGTATCTCTTCGCCGCCTT
It encodes:
- a CDS encoding mechanosensitive ion channel family protein; the protein is MNNHPLDRLAAFLIALLTLTVLAMAPVVAQEAVPEIVASQQKVIADLGAKADEIEKRIEANADDDGRLADLRVELDVLAKDLLKAGVAFRPRLTEINTRLESLGSPPGEGQPPEAELLAKERQALLSEKSQINVLLGEAETISLRVNRLIAEIAQMRRDLFANTLSKRYEIDYALLGQVVADLTDELARLYSTVAAWLKFVVQYKLSSVLTAAFFAVAGAAVLMIGGRRLFAGLLNADASDPDPPYISRLSVAFWSTLLRSASVTVFFASTWFFFDYFDVLRGDIGAMLMAAFTVVVLVLFVHRLAHAVLSPKLPTWRLLEIEPRPARLLVWLITAMAVATGVDYLLGEVFRIRGAPLALTVGESLAASVIVGILMILIASVKPFAGDDGRHRPWPTLLRIAFYLVGGLTVLMALLGYIGLAKYVSQQIVITGATLALMYIGVLSGRAVAEEGAFAGTALGRRLGERFRIDEATFDQLGLATSILINILVLFVGVPMILLHLGFQWGDIRAWAYSIATEIRVGTVSFSLIGIVTGIAVFAIGFFATRWFQGWLDDSVMTRGRVDAGVRNSIRTAVGYAGVGLAGLIGISAAGIDLSNLALIAGALSLGIGFGLQNVVSNFVSGLILLAERPFKVGDWIVAGAVQGTVKKISVRATEIETFQRQTVIMPNSELINAAVGNWTHRNKLGRIEIPVGVAYGSDARKVHALLMEIASAHPMVLKNPEPSVAFIRFGDSSLDFEIRVFLSDVLNGVKVQNDIRFTILEAFAQRSIEIPYPHRTLIIGQDDLARATDTSAAQAAGSETGTAVADVAAKPAARRRRARPSPDIDPDADDES